One Georgenia wutianyii DNA segment encodes these proteins:
- a CDS encoding alpha/beta hydrolase-fold protein translates to MTPPRPSRRLAVAAAVAVVATAGVSLSLPALAAETGTLVDARATGTAAGPVDYTVYLPPGYDDSTDRYPTVYLLHGRGDTQAAWQRVAGDLDDLIVSGELQPVIAVMPDAPWNDRGSWYTDSLYTGDAPSGPGVPVETALAEDLVAHVDATYRTVAHREARAVGGYSMGGAGALRLALAHQEDFSAGIVLSPAAYVPQPPADSSVRDYGGYGVGDSLFDADRYTELSYPAALEALDPALPVHLFVAVGDDEWPNPDPAEARHDIDFESAQLYNTARRVPGVTAELRIMDGGHDWDVWQPAFREAILDVGQRLRTQPAAGWDAELLGSAGDDRAGGIVETADGGTVLALNLAGAWDGYEPAGAMDTLVVRRAADGTETWRHAVATAANDRAYGVVPGADGGVVVAGYTRGTLATGLTDTHDDAYVVGIDSDGQRTWTLETGSPTAADRLYAVAPDGAGGAYVAGYTSGSFAGAPHAGDKDAVLARVSSDGDLLWSEQLGGSGEDKAMAVTATADGGVVVGGMTSAGLPGLDHLGSGDGWVAKYDAAGAQQWIHPVSSDQNDLVSGLVPLADGSVLAVGHTRGTIGAATLGDNDIVVRSFTVDGAERWTLQTGTSTDDRGVTGVPTADGGALVLATTYGAMGEPHGGVDVVALPVSSDGAPGEPVQVGSRERDGADEWDEANLYAATGAEGTWVTGLTFGAPQGALNAGAGDVFVMRLPASPGEEPTEEPTAEPTGEPTSEPTAGPTTEPTVGPTDAPATDDPASPGDGAAASAAPGAGAGGSGLPATGVAVTGALVAAVLLALTGAVLVARRRTTA, encoded by the coding sequence ATGACACCACCCCGCCCCTCCCGGCGACTCGCCGTCGCGGCGGCCGTCGCCGTCGTGGCGACCGCCGGGGTCTCCCTCTCGCTGCCCGCGCTCGCGGCCGAGACCGGGACGCTCGTCGATGCCCGCGCCACCGGCACCGCCGCCGGACCGGTCGACTACACGGTCTACCTGCCCCCGGGCTACGACGACAGCACCGACCGCTACCCCACCGTCTACCTCCTCCACGGCCGCGGCGACACGCAGGCGGCCTGGCAGCGGGTGGCCGGGGACCTCGACGACCTCATCGTCTCCGGTGAGCTCCAGCCGGTCATCGCCGTCATGCCCGACGCGCCGTGGAACGACCGCGGCAGCTGGTACACCGACTCGCTGTACACCGGGGACGCCCCCTCCGGCCCGGGCGTGCCGGTGGAGACGGCCCTGGCCGAGGACCTCGTCGCGCACGTCGACGCCACCTACCGCACGGTCGCGCACCGCGAGGCACGCGCCGTCGGCGGGTACTCGATGGGTGGGGCGGGTGCGCTGCGGCTCGCCCTGGCCCACCAGGAGGACTTCTCGGCGGGCATCGTGCTCAGCCCGGCCGCGTACGTGCCCCAGCCCCCCGCCGACTCCTCGGTCCGCGACTACGGTGGCTACGGCGTCGGCGACTCGCTGTTCGACGCCGACCGGTACACCGAGCTGTCCTACCCGGCCGCGCTCGAGGCCCTCGACCCGGCGCTGCCCGTCCACCTGTTCGTCGCCGTCGGTGACGACGAGTGGCCCAACCCGGACCCGGCCGAGGCGCGCCACGACATCGACTTCGAGTCCGCCCAGCTCTACAACACCGCGCGGCGCGTGCCGGGCGTGACGGCGGAGCTGCGGATCATGGACGGCGGCCACGACTGGGACGTGTGGCAGCCCGCCTTCCGCGAGGCGATCCTCGACGTCGGCCAGCGGCTGCGCACCCAGCCCGCCGCCGGCTGGGACGCCGAGCTGCTCGGCTCCGCAGGTGACGACCGCGCGGGCGGGATCGTCGAGACGGCCGACGGCGGGACCGTCCTCGCCCTCAACCTCGCCGGCGCCTGGGACGGCTACGAGCCGGCCGGCGCGATGGACACCCTCGTCGTCCGCCGGGCGGCGGACGGCACGGAGACGTGGCGCCACGCCGTCGCGACGGCGGCGAACGACCGCGCCTACGGCGTCGTCCCGGGCGCCGACGGCGGCGTCGTCGTCGCCGGGTACACGCGCGGCACCCTGGCCACCGGGCTCACGGACACGCACGACGACGCGTACGTCGTCGGCATCGACTCCGACGGACAGCGCACGTGGACGCTGGAGACTGGCTCCCCCACGGCCGCCGACCGCCTCTACGCGGTCGCCCCGGACGGCGCGGGCGGCGCGTACGTCGCGGGGTACACGAGCGGCAGCTTCGCCGGGGCGCCGCACGCCGGGGACAAGGACGCCGTCCTCGCCCGGGTCTCGTCCGACGGTGACCTGCTGTGGAGCGAGCAGCTCGGCGGCTCAGGTGAGGACAAGGCGATGGCGGTCACGGCCACCGCGGACGGCGGCGTCGTGGTCGGCGGGATGACGAGTGCGGGACTGCCCGGGCTCGACCACCTCGGCTCCGGCGACGGGTGGGTCGCGAAGTACGACGCCGCGGGCGCGCAGCAGTGGATCCACCCGGTCTCCAGCGACCAGAACGACCTCGTGAGCGGCCTGGTGCCGCTGGCGGACGGCTCGGTGCTCGCCGTCGGGCACACCCGGGGGACCATCGGTGCCGCGACGCTGGGCGACAACGACATCGTCGTGCGGTCCTTCACGGTCGACGGCGCCGAGCGCTGGACCCTCCAGACCGGCACGTCCACCGACGACCGCGGCGTCACCGGCGTCCCGACGGCCGACGGCGGTGCGCTCGTCCTCGCGACCACCTACGGCGCGATGGGCGAGCCGCACGGCGGCGTCGACGTCGTCGCGCTGCCCGTGTCCTCGGACGGGGCGCCCGGCGAGCCGGTGCAGGTGGGCTCGCGCGAGCGCGACGGCGCGGACGAGTGGGACGAGGCGAACCTCTACGCGGCCACCGGGGCGGAGGGCACCTGGGTCACCGGGCTGACGTTCGGGGCGCCGCAGGGCGCGCTGAACGCCGGCGCGGGCGACGTCTTCGTCATGCGGCTCCCCGCCTCCCCCGGCGAGGAGCCGACGGAGGAGCCCACCGCAGAGCCGACCGGTGAGCCGACGAGTGAGCCGACCGCCGGGCCGACGACGGAACCGACGGTCGGACCAACCGACGCGCCGGCCACCGACGACCCTGCCTCGCCGGGTGACGGCGCTGCCGCGTCGGCCGCTCCGGGCGCGGGGGCAGGCGGCTCAGGCCTGCCGGCGACCGGCGTCGCCGTGACCGGCGCCCTCGTGGCTGCCGTGCTCCTCGCCCTCACAGGCGCCGTCCTCGTCGCCCGCCGCCGCACGACCGCCTAG
- a CDS encoding CaiB/BaiF CoA transferase family protein translates to MTVSRDAAAGPLHGLRVVDASTLFAGPMAAMHLGDLGADVVKVEHPAKPDPSRGHGAAKDGVNLWWKTLGRNKRTVTANLGSEGGREVFLALAAEADVVIENFRPGTLERWGLGYEELSAANPRLVLARVSGFGQVGPYRTRPGFGTLAEAMSGFAAMTGEPDGPPTLPPFGLADGVASLATAFAVMVALQARERTGRGQVVDLAIIEPILAMLGPQITRWDQLRTVQPRTGNRSANNAPRNTYRTRDGQWVAVSTSAQSIAERVMRLVGRPELIDEPWFARGADRARHADVLDEAVGGWIAERTRDEVVAAFEEAQAAVAPIYDAQDIVADPQFQALGTIHEIEDPELGPMLMQGPLFRLSDAEGVIRFTGRPHGADTDEVLGELGFTPERIAGLRAEGAV, encoded by the coding sequence ATGACCGTCTCCCGGGACGCCGCCGCCGGGCCGCTCCACGGCCTTCGCGTCGTCGACGCCTCCACGCTCTTCGCCGGCCCGATGGCCGCGATGCACCTCGGTGACCTCGGCGCCGACGTCGTCAAGGTCGAGCACCCGGCCAAGCCGGACCCCTCCCGCGGGCACGGCGCCGCGAAGGACGGCGTCAACCTCTGGTGGAAGACGCTGGGCCGCAACAAGCGGACGGTGACGGCGAACCTCGGCAGCGAGGGCGGTCGCGAGGTGTTCCTCGCGCTGGCCGCGGAGGCCGACGTCGTCATCGAGAACTTCCGTCCGGGCACCCTCGAGCGGTGGGGGCTCGGCTACGAGGAGCTCTCTGCCGCCAACCCGCGCCTCGTGCTCGCCCGGGTGAGCGGGTTCGGCCAGGTCGGCCCGTACCGGACCCGGCCCGGCTTCGGCACGCTCGCCGAGGCGATGAGCGGCTTCGCCGCGATGACCGGGGAGCCGGACGGTCCCCCGACGCTGCCGCCGTTCGGCCTGGCCGACGGCGTCGCCTCGCTGGCCACGGCGTTCGCCGTCATGGTCGCCCTCCAGGCGCGTGAGCGCACCGGACGGGGCCAGGTCGTCGACCTCGCGATCATCGAGCCGATCCTCGCGATGCTCGGCCCGCAGATCACCCGGTGGGACCAGCTGCGCACCGTGCAGCCGCGCACCGGCAACCGCTCGGCGAACAACGCCCCGCGCAACACCTACCGCACCCGCGACGGCCAGTGGGTCGCGGTCTCCACCTCCGCCCAGTCGATCGCCGAGCGGGTCATGCGGCTCGTCGGACGGCCCGAGCTCATCGACGAGCCGTGGTTCGCGCGCGGCGCGGACCGGGCACGGCACGCCGACGTCCTCGACGAGGCGGTCGGCGGGTGGATCGCCGAGCGCACCCGGGACGAGGTCGTCGCCGCCTTCGAGGAGGCCCAGGCGGCCGTCGCCCCGATCTACGACGCGCAGGACATCGTCGCCGACCCGCAGTTCCAGGCGCTGGGCACCATCCACGAGATCGAGGACCCGGAGCTCGGGCCGATGCTCATGCAGGGCCCGCTCTTCCGGCTCTCCGACGCCGAGGGCGTCATCCGCTTCACCGGCCGCCCGCACGGCGCGGACACCGATGAGGTGCTCGGCGAGCTCGGCTTCACCCCCGAGCGGATCGCCGGGCTGCGCGCGGAGGGGGCGGTATGA
- a CDS encoding HpcH/HpaI aldolase/citrate lyase family protein: MTDLAPLTLLYVPGDRPDRVAKALASAADAVVVDLEDAVAPAAKAAARQHVARLLADLPAGRRVQVRVNAAGTPWHEEDVAAVAALPAAVGLRLPKAQDPDAVAALADRVAGRGLHLLVESALGVERAFALASTPGTASIGLGEADLRSELRVDDDAGLTWARSRVVVAARAAGLPSPAMSVYPHVRDLAGLAESCRAGRRLGFSGRAAIHPAQLEPIRAAFLPSEQEVERARTVVERVTGAAAVGTGALALPDGTFLDVAMVERARATIALAEQHGTT, encoded by the coding sequence ATGACCGACCTCGCGCCGCTCACGCTGCTCTACGTCCCCGGTGACCGGCCCGACCGGGTGGCCAAGGCGCTGGCCTCGGCGGCCGACGCCGTCGTCGTCGACCTCGAGGACGCCGTCGCCCCCGCCGCCAAGGCTGCGGCGCGTCAGCACGTCGCCCGGCTCCTCGCCGACCTCCCGGCCGGCCGCCGGGTGCAGGTCCGGGTCAACGCGGCGGGCACCCCCTGGCACGAGGAGGACGTCGCCGCCGTCGCCGCCCTGCCCGCCGCCGTCGGTCTGCGACTGCCCAAGGCCCAGGACCCCGACGCCGTCGCGGCGCTCGCGGACCGGGTCGCCGGGCGTGGGCTGCACCTGCTCGTCGAGTCGGCGCTCGGTGTCGAGCGCGCCTTCGCGCTCGCCTCGACGCCGGGCACCGCCTCGATCGGGCTCGGGGAGGCGGACCTGCGCTCGGAGCTGCGGGTGGACGACGACGCCGGGCTCACCTGGGCGCGCAGCCGCGTCGTCGTCGCCGCGCGGGCCGCCGGGCTGCCCTCCCCGGCGATGTCGGTCTACCCGCACGTCCGAGACCTCGCCGGGCTCGCCGAGTCCTGCCGGGCAGGACGCCGGCTCGGGTTCAGCGGGCGGGCCGCGATCCACCCTGCGCAGCTCGAGCCGATCCGCGCGGCGTTCCTGCCGAGCGAGCAGGAGGTCGAGCGGGCGCGCACCGTCGTCGAGCGCGTGACGGGGGCGGCCGCGGTGGGCACGGGTGCCCTCGCGCTGCCCGACGGCACCTTCCTCGACGTCGCCATGGTCGAGCGCGCCCGCGCGACGATCGCCCTCGCCGAGCAGCACGGCACGACCTGA